One window of Thiomicrorhabdus lithotrophica genomic DNA carries:
- a CDS encoding SDR family NAD(P)-dependent oxidoreductase, with translation MTENNKTQKRIWLVGGSEGIGLALVMQLLEENYQLVVSSRNAQQSPELMTLQDENPNNLSLLDCDVTKKNSLAETSYQAWSVYDGLDIWIYNAGIYHPMKLQDWNIDAFDTMNQVNYLGAVYLMNHLLPLFTAVKTANTTNQPQWLWNISLASDFGLPYGGGYSAPKAALQNLAESLQPELSKTGIELKVVNHGFVKTRLTAKNDFEMLGLMEAEDAAQKIKQALIHNRFETRFPFNLALVLGTIKRLPKSWALAITKRMLKDG, from the coding sequence ATGACAGAGAATAATAAAACTCAAAAACGTATTTGGCTTGTTGGCGGATCAGAAGGTATCGGCCTTGCATTAGTTATGCAACTACTAGAAGAAAACTACCAACTAGTGGTCTCTTCTAGAAATGCCCAACAAAGCCCTGAGCTAATGACTTTGCAAGATGAAAACCCTAACAATCTGTCTTTATTGGATTGTGATGTCACTAAAAAAAATTCATTAGCTGAAACAAGTTACCAGGCCTGGTCAGTTTATGATGGCTTAGATATTTGGATATATAACGCTGGGATTTATCACCCAATGAAATTACAAGATTGGAATATCGATGCTTTTGACACGATGAATCAAGTCAATTATTTAGGTGCCGTCTATTTAATGAATCACCTTTTACCTTTATTCACAGCCGTTAAAACCGCAAACACAACAAATCAACCACAATGGCTTTGGAATATTAGCCTAGCATCCGATTTTGGATTGCCTTATGGAGGTGGTTATTCAGCCCCTAAAGCGGCATTGCAAAATTTGGCAGAGTCACTGCAACCAGAACTATCCAAAACAGGTATCGAATTAAAAGTGGTCAATCACGGTTTTGTGAAAACGCGCTTGACCGCAAAGAATGACTTTGAGATGCTGGGTTTAATGGAAGCTGAAGACGCTGCCCAAAAAATCAAACAGGCCTTGATTCATAATCGTTTTGAAACGCGTTTTCCATTTAATTTGGCTTTGGTTTTGGGCACAATAAAACGACTACCCAAATCTTGGGCATTAGCCATAACCAAAAGGATGCTTAAAGATGGATAG
- a CDS encoding cryptochrome/photolyase family protein, translating to MVNSTKNDDKTTKLVWLQREFRLSALPTLQAALESPGLVIVVYFHDPKYVIGEANSLWMAHSLKQLQADIKEKGGFLWIVSGDFETQFESLLTKYTIQEVLYSFQVGYPFNSLQDKALEICKKHKVALQPNYSEFLIEPENIHNQQNKPYLVFTPFYKALLAKQTLIMPLQEELEGLERCGQLQPVDQAWLELPLDLQDLMKKPWAKKMMAYWQVGEQAAWQKLNEFIENGVVDYDTDRDFPILNATSGLSPYLHFGEINPRAIYFYLQSLMADGALKAEHAMPWIRQLVWKEFARHLLVHFPQTESEPFQTKYKTMSWQEDLNSYQAWQKGLTGIPIIDAGMRELWETGTMHNRVRMLVASFLTKNLNQHWLQGKAWFDNTLFDADPANNVMGWQWVAGCGVDASPYYRLFNPVTQSIKFDSNGDYIRQWLPELKNLSSKAIHAPWENQNECQLKGVVLGSDYPLPLVDLKQSRSTHLERVAAMKVAV from the coding sequence ATGGTCAATAGTACTAAAAATGATGATAAAACCACCAAATTAGTTTGGTTACAACGTGAGTTTAGACTGAGTGCTTTGCCGACTTTGCAGGCGGCTTTAGAATCACCAGGCCTGGTCATTGTGGTCTACTTTCATGATCCAAAATACGTGATAGGTGAAGCCAATTCACTTTGGATGGCGCATAGTCTAAAGCAGTTGCAAGCTGATATTAAAGAGAAAGGCGGGTTTCTTTGGATTGTTTCGGGGGACTTTGAAACGCAGTTTGAATCACTACTAACGAAATATACAATCCAAGAAGTTTTATACAGTTTTCAAGTCGGTTACCCCTTTAATAGCCTGCAAGATAAGGCATTAGAAATTTGTAAAAAGCATAAAGTGGCTTTGCAGCCAAACTATTCGGAGTTCTTAATCGAACCAGAAAATATTCATAACCAGCAAAATAAACCCTATTTGGTTTTTACCCCTTTTTATAAAGCGCTATTAGCTAAACAAACACTGATTATGCCTTTACAAGAAGAGCTAGAAGGGCTTGAGCGTTGCGGTCAGTTGCAGCCAGTTGACCAGGCCTGGTTAGAGCTCCCTTTAGATTTGCAAGATTTAATGAAAAAGCCTTGGGCTAAAAAAATGATGGCTTATTGGCAGGTAGGAGAGCAGGCCGCTTGGCAAAAGCTAAACGAGTTTATTGAAAATGGTGTGGTGGATTATGACACAGATAGAGATTTTCCAATTCTAAACGCAACCAGTGGTCTTTCTCCGTATTTGCATTTTGGAGAAATAAACCCTAGAGCCATCTATTTTTATCTACAAAGTTTAATGGCTGACGGCGCTTTAAAAGCCGAGCACGCTATGCCGTGGATAAGACAGCTTGTTTGGAAAGAGTTTGCCCGTCATTTACTCGTTCATTTCCCGCAAACCGAGAGTGAACCATTTCAAACCAAATATAAGACTATGTCATGGCAAGAGGATTTAAATAGTTACCAGGCCTGGCAGAAAGGGTTAACGGGCATTCCGATTATTGATGCTGGTATGCGTGAATTATGGGAAACCGGAACCATGCATAACCGAGTAAGAATGCTAGTCGCTTCTTTTTTAACAAAAAACCTTAACCAGCACTGGTTGCAGGGTAAGGCATGGTTTGATAATACCTTGTTTGATGCTGATCCAGCGAACAACGTTATGGGATGGCAATGGGTGGCTGGTTGCGGAGTAGATGCTTCACCTTACTATCGTTTATTTAATCCTGTTACCCAAAGTATTAAATTTGATTCAAATGGCGACTATATTCGTCAATGGTTGCCAGAGTTAAAAAATCTTTCAAGTAAAGCGATTCATGCACCTTGGGAGAATCAAAATGAGTGCCAGTTAAAGGGAGTCGTTTTGGGTAGTGACTATCCTTTACCTTTGGTGGATTTAAAACAGAGTAGAAGTACACATTTAGAACGAGTAGCCGCTATGAAAGTAGCCGTCTAA
- a CDS encoding excalibur calcium-binding domain-containing protein, translating into MKTIILLLVITISTWGYFKKSNSAAVHTEVSENPYKMAYECDGREYCSQMTSYEEAKFFTENCPNTKMDGDNDGKPCESQFNAY; encoded by the coding sequence ATGAAGACAATTATATTACTTCTTGTTATAACCATAAGTACTTGGGGCTATTTCAAAAAATCTAATAGTGCAGCTGTACATACAGAAGTTTCAGAAAATCCCTACAAAATGGCTTATGAATGTGACGGACGAGAATATTGTAGTCAAATGACATCGTATGAAGAGGCTAAATTCTTTACAGAAAACTGCCCTAATACAAAAATGGATGGCGACAATGATGGTAAACCATGTGAAAGCCAGTTCAATGCTTATTAA
- a CDS encoding MerR family transcriptional regulator, with protein sequence MKTNDALYPIREVSNLTGVNSITLRAWERRYGLIEPVRTEGGHRLYTLEHIEQIKAAVKLTEEGIPISQVKARLSQAVPQVKEEIHQGDYDYLSKIVDATLQFDLDSLSSELDQLFQDVSDKALFEILKNASQLLAVHSSETINTFWESQVLPRLYTRLRFSTRHVSLHASKKLWLQAEDINGSIVVLVLAAIRLADKGFYCVISPNPQKNNELLLNSIKSSHCQGLVVVDENQKLDKTHWQGWVTDHPSLEFHFFTERADSFDMGNVLQCHGYNL encoded by the coding sequence ATGAAAACTAACGATGCATTATATCCAATTAGAGAAGTCTCCAATTTAACGGGAGTAAACTCTATTACGCTTAGAGCATGGGAGCGCCGTTATGGTTTGATAGAGCCAGTTCGTACCGAAGGTGGACACCGTCTTTATACCTTGGAGCACATTGAGCAGATAAAAGCCGCAGTTAAGCTAACGGAAGAAGGAATTCCCATTAGCCAAGTTAAAGCCAGGCTCAGCCAAGCTGTGCCGCAAGTTAAAGAAGAAATTCATCAAGGAGATTATGATTATTTATCAAAAATCGTTGATGCAACCCTTCAATTTGATTTAGACAGTTTAAGTAGTGAACTAGATCAGCTCTTTCAAGATGTGAGTGATAAGGCTTTATTTGAAATCTTAAAAAATGCCTCTCAGCTTTTAGCGGTGCACTCTTCAGAAACCATTAATACTTTTTGGGAATCGCAGGTGCTGCCTCGACTCTACACTCGTTTACGTTTCTCGACCCGCCATGTAAGTTTGCATGCAAGCAAAAAATTGTGGTTACAAGCAGAAGACATAAATGGCTCTATCGTCGTACTGGTTTTGGCGGCTATTCGTTTAGCAGATAAAGGTTTTTATTGTGTAATTAGCCCTAATCCACAAAAAAATAATGAGCTTTTATTGAACAGTATCAAGAGTTCTCACTGTCAAGGTCTAGTGGTGGTTGATGAAAATCAAAAACTAGATAAAACGCATTGGCAAGGCTGGGTGACTGATCATCCAAGTTTAGAGTTTCACTTTTTTACAGAACGTGCTGATTCGTTTGATATGGGAAATGTACTGCAATGCCACGGTTATAATTTATAA
- a CDS encoding NAD(P)/FAD-dependent oxidoreductase, producing MKILNERKKIAVVGSGISGISAAWFLSQKHEVTLFEKNEKIGGHTNTITLDIEGKKQPVDTGFIVFNTPNYPNLTAMLKNLNVQTQETEMSFSVTADGGRMEYSGNNLNTLFAQRRNLLSVAHWKMISEILRFNKQAKKDLDADLPLTLSLGDYLNQHGFSQRMRDYYLLPMAAAIWSCPLETMMLFPIGSFLQFFENHGLLNIEDRPQWESVVNGSEQYLKAILEKDAFKVKLASPVEKVYKTDFGMAVRTQSGDETVFDDVVFASHADETYRMLDESLKADFHILENFKYQENIAYLHSDSSLMPKRKLAWAAWNYLRDTQSKESPVAVTYWMNLLQNIKIKTPLLVTLNPSHPPLKSLTHQRIVYEHPVFDAAAMSSQSKLGSLQGNHNLWFCGSYFGYGFHEDGLTSSVNLAKLWNIDLPWEKEPSEQVSNELNGIAEKQALNELGEVKNG from the coding sequence ATGAAGATTTTAAACGAGCGAAAAAAAATAGCGGTAGTAGGTAGCGGTATCAGTGGAATCAGTGCCGCCTGGTTTTTGAGCCAGAAACACGAAGTAACGCTGTTTGAAAAAAATGAAAAAATTGGCGGTCATACCAACACCATTACGTTAGATATTGAGGGTAAGAAACAGCCAGTTGATACAGGTTTTATTGTTTTTAATACGCCTAATTACCCAAACCTAACCGCGATGTTAAAAAATCTTAATGTTCAGACTCAGGAAACAGAGATGAGTTTTTCAGTCACCGCCGATGGCGGTCGAATGGAATACTCAGGTAATAACCTAAACACGCTGTTTGCTCAGCGTCGCAATCTGCTGTCGGTTGCGCATTGGAAAATGATTTCTGAGATATTGCGTTTTAATAAGCAAGCCAAGAAAGATTTGGATGCGGATCTGCCGCTTACTTTAAGCCTGGGGGATTACTTAAATCAACATGGTTTCAGTCAGCGTATGCGTGATTATTATCTGTTGCCGATGGCGGCGGCTATTTGGTCTTGTCCTTTAGAAACGATGATGTTGTTCCCAATAGGAAGCTTCTTGCAGTTCTTTGAAAACCACGGTCTACTAAATATTGAAGATCGCCCGCAGTGGGAATCGGTTGTTAATGGTTCTGAACAATACCTAAAAGCCATCCTGGAAAAAGACGCATTTAAGGTTAAGTTAGCCAGTCCCGTTGAAAAGGTCTATAAAACCGATTTTGGCATGGCAGTTCGTACACAAAGTGGTGATGAAACTGTTTTTGACGATGTTGTTTTTGCCTCTCATGCAGATGAAACTTATCGTATGTTAGATGAAAGTCTTAAAGCTGATTTTCACATTCTAGAAAATTTTAAGTACCAAGAAAACATTGCCTATCTACATAGCGATTCAAGTTTAATGCCGAAACGAAAATTAGCCTGGGCTGCTTGGAATTACTTACGAGATACTCAATCCAAAGAGAGTCCTGTTGCTGTTACATACTGGATGAACTTATTACAAAACATTAAAATCAAAACACCTTTACTCGTCACTTTAAACCCTAGTCATCCACCTTTAAAATCCCTGACGCATCAACGTATTGTCTATGAACATCCAGTGTTTGATGCAGCCGCTATGTCATCTCAATCTAAGTTAGGCAGCTTACAAGGTAATCATAACCTATGGTTCTGCGGAAGTTACTTCGGTTATGGTTTTCATGAAGATGGTTTAACCAGTTCGGTCAATTTAGCGAAATTATGGAATATTGATTTGCCATGGGAAAAGGAGCCGAGTGAACAGGTTTCGAATGAGTTAAATGGTATTGCTGAAAAACAAGCTTTAAACGAGCTTGGAGAAGTTAAAAATGGCTAG
- a CDS encoding SAM-dependent methyltransferase — protein sequence MLKAISNSGFTLLEKMVTPSFVQKMILKLPFNKLVKGSLTLELFGETHRFQGAEFGPHAELILKNPFRAYWLMKTQGELGFAQAYFEHAVETNSLYSLMQLVYQNQTVLDDLLANKKFNLWHLWQHRKRHNSVENSRKNISYHYDLGNDFYQKWLDQTMSYSSAIFTDSEQDLASAQHNKYQRLIDEIDLKAGQSVLEIGCGWGGFMEAAVSKGAMVKGLTLSTEQRDFAINRLQSQAKEPQYQVALQDYRHETQQYDHIVSIEMFEAVGKEYWDVYFEKLNECLKDDGKVALQVITINEEFAEHYQSNVDFIQTYIFPGGLLPSLTQLKQLAAKHGFKVDNVFDFGQDYAKTCQLWKQDFNKHSQTLLEQGYDAKFQRMWNYYLDYCTVGFETKHSSVVQLTLTKLEQI from the coding sequence ATGTTAAAGGCTATTTCAAATAGTGGATTCACCTTATTAGAAAAAATGGTGACACCATCCTTTGTTCAAAAAATGATACTAAAACTCCCTTTTAATAAGTTGGTTAAGGGGAGCTTAACGTTAGAGTTATTTGGTGAAACACACCGTTTTCAAGGGGCAGAGTTTGGGCCACATGCTGAGTTAATTCTAAAAAATCCTTTTAGAGCTTATTGGTTAATGAAAACCCAAGGTGAGCTTGGCTTTGCGCAAGCTTATTTTGAACATGCAGTAGAAACGAATTCGCTATACAGCCTGATGCAATTGGTCTATCAAAACCAAACGGTATTAGATGACTTGCTGGCGAATAAAAAATTCAATTTATGGCACCTTTGGCAACATCGTAAGCGTCATAACTCGGTAGAAAATAGCCGTAAAAATATCTCTTATCATTATGATTTAGGTAACGACTTTTACCAAAAGTGGTTAGATCAAACGATGTCTTATTCGAGTGCTATTTTTACCGATTCGGAACAAGATTTAGCATCTGCTCAGCATAATAAATACCAAAGATTGATTGATGAAATTGATTTAAAAGCAGGTCAAAGTGTGCTTGAAATTGGCTGTGGTTGGGGCGGGTTTATGGAAGCCGCGGTTAGTAAAGGGGCAATGGTTAAAGGTTTGACTTTATCTACAGAGCAGCGAGATTTTGCAATTAACCGTTTACAAAGCCAGGCAAAAGAACCGCAATATCAAGTTGCGTTACAAGACTATCGACATGAAACGCAACAATATGATCACATTGTCAGCATTGAGATGTTTGAGGCGGTGGGTAAAGAGTATTGGGATGTCTATTTTGAAAAGTTGAACGAATGCTTAAAAGACGACGGTAAAGTTGCGTTGCAGGTCATTACCATTAATGAAGAATTTGCTGAACACTATCAGTCTAATGTCGACTTTATTCAAACCTATATTTTCCCTGGTGGTTTATTACCGAGCTTAACTCAATTAAAACAATTGGCAGCAAAACACGGCTTTAAGGTCGATAATGTCTTTGATTTTGGGCAAGATTACGCCAAAACGTGTCAGTTATGGAAGCAAGATTTCAACAAGCACAGCCAGACATTATTAGAGCAAGGCTATGATGCTAAGTTCCAAAGAATGTGGAACTACTACTTGGATTATTGCACAGTTGGTTTTGAAACTAAGCACAGTAGTGTCGTGCAATTAACCCTTACCAAGCTTGAACAGATTTAG
- a CDS encoding DUF1365 domain-containing protein, translating to MASQIYLGQVMHQRFFPMQYQFRYGVMSLKVDIDQIEHEAKSLTWFSLNRFNLFSLHFKDYGARKKDQAWRIWADDLLAQYGLPEVAHKIELVCFPRFMNITFNPLAMWYAYNAQGEMIAIIGEVSNTFGQWHHYVLTNQGEPLADNVKAQAKKVFHVSPFIGMDCQYQFRFSKPGELYKIGIYQTENNQSVLTSTQVGQAQELTNKNLIKAAIKHPFNTLKVLWMIHWWAIKIWVKGGKFHSTPKQLEKIDYSHTEMNLC from the coding sequence ATGGCTAGTCAAATCTATCTTGGTCAGGTAATGCATCAACGGTTTTTTCCTATGCAATATCAGTTTCGCTATGGCGTAATGAGTTTAAAAGTGGACATTGACCAAATTGAGCATGAAGCAAAATCTTTGACGTGGTTTTCTTTAAACCGTTTTAACCTTTTTAGTCTGCACTTTAAAGATTATGGCGCACGTAAAAAAGACCAGGCCTGGCGTATTTGGGCAGATGACTTATTAGCACAATATGGTTTGCCAGAAGTTGCACACAAAATTGAATTGGTGTGTTTCCCAAGGTTTATGAACATTACATTTAACCCGTTGGCAATGTGGTATGCCTACAATGCACAAGGCGAGATGATTGCCATTATTGGTGAAGTCAGTAATACCTTTGGGCAGTGGCATCACTATGTGTTAACTAATCAGGGTGAGCCCTTAGCGGATAACGTTAAGGCACAAGCTAAAAAAGTCTTTCATGTTTCGCCTTTTATTGGCATGGATTGCCAGTATCAGTTTCGTTTTAGCAAGCCAGGTGAACTCTACAAAATTGGCATATATCAGACCGAAAATAACCAATCGGTTTTGACCTCTACGCAGGTGGGACAAGCACAGGAATTAACCAACAAAAATTTGATTAAAGCCGCTATCAAACATCCTTTTAATACATTAAAAGTTTTATGGATGATTCATTGGTGGGCAATCAAGATTTGGGTAAAAGGCGGTAAATTCCATAGCACGCCAAAACAGTTAGAAAAAATTGATTACAGTCACACGGAGATGAACCTATGTTAA
- a CDS encoding nuclear transport factor 2 family protein, translated as MDRPQRLQSYIEAFEQLTPESLSKLGELFSEEVYFKDPFNAVNGKPATIAIFQHMFATTQNPKFIVIDAAMEGDMAMLYWKFHFQLPSKNSSNPKEQMIEGMSRVCFDEQDLVKEHIDYWDPAEQIYSQVPVISWLLNLIRKRLSVPT; from the coding sequence ATGGATAGACCTCAAAGATTACAGTCCTACATTGAAGCTTTTGAACAACTCACCCCTGAAAGCTTATCTAAACTGGGTGAGCTATTTAGTGAAGAGGTGTATTTCAAAGACCCATTTAATGCAGTAAATGGCAAACCAGCCACAATCGCAATTTTTCAACACATGTTTGCGACAACCCAAAACCCTAAATTCATTGTCATTGATGCTGCAATGGAGGGTGATATGGCGATGCTCTACTGGAAGTTCCATTTCCAACTTCCTTCAAAAAACAGCTCTAATCCAAAAGAACAAATGATAGAAGGAATGAGTCGAGTTTGCTTTGATGAACAGGACTTAGTAAAAGAACACATCGACTATTGGGATCCTGCTGAGCAAATCTATAGCCAAGTACCTGTGATTAGCTGGTTGCTTAACTTGATACGTAAACGTCTATCCGTTCCAACATAA
- a CDS encoding chalcone isomerase family protein — translation MSFSTAAVSNDKGVEDENWTQVSSGTATWMFFDVYNARLFANKSVLPQDFLSDAEPLKLELCYLKAISTDIFIEGANKVLPKTLTTTLQNEVNRLHQSYQSVEPDDCYVLEYAPQTGTQLKLNNQTVFSSHVDGFKAVYFGVWLGENPLSESLKSSLLVPAY, via the coding sequence ATGTCTTTTAGCACTGCTGCTGTGTCAAATGACAAGGGTGTGGAAGATGAAAACTGGACTCAAGTCTCCAGTGGTACAGCGACGTGGATGTTTTTTGATGTCTATAATGCACGTCTATTTGCCAACAAGTCGGTCTTACCACAAGACTTTTTGAGTGATGCTGAGCCTTTGAAGTTAGAGCTTTGTTATTTAAAAGCGATTAGCACCGATATTTTTATTGAAGGTGCAAATAAAGTTTTACCCAAAACATTGACCACAACGCTGCAAAATGAAGTGAATCGGTTGCATCAATCTTATCAGTCCGTTGAGCCTGACGATTGCTATGTTTTAGAGTACGCTCCGCAAACAGGTACTCAATTGAAATTAAATAACCAAACTGTTTTCAGTAGTCACGTCGATGGATTTAAAGCGGTTTATTTTGGGGTTTGGTTGGGTGAAAACCCGTTGTCTGAATCTTTAAAATCCAGTTTATTAGTTCCCGCTTATTAG
- a CDS encoding PAS domain S-box protein, with translation MKDPKLRTNLLLQLVENAQDGIVVAEKEGHDTILIYVNPAFERLTGYKSEEILYQDCRFLQGEDTQQESIKVIRKAIDGADPVRTILKNYRKDGSVFWNELSVTPYFDEIDELTYYIGIQKDVTEEVVLQEALDKANEEIAKLQAELKSLKK, from the coding sequence ATGAAAGATCCAAAATTAAGAACAAATTTACTACTTCAACTTGTTGAAAATGCGCAAGATGGGATTGTAGTGGCCGAAAAAGAAGGCCATGACACCATTTTGATTTATGTTAACCCTGCCTTTGAACGTTTAACAGGTTATAAATCGGAAGAGATTTTGTATCAAGATTGCCGTTTTTTACAAGGTGAAGACACTCAACAAGAGTCTATTAAAGTGATTCGCAAAGCAATTGATGGCGCTGACCCTGTACGCACAATCTTAAAAAACTATCGTAAAGACGGCAGCGTGTTTTGGAACGAGTTGAGCGTAACGCCGTACTTTGATGAAATTGATGAACTCACCTACTACATAGGTATTCAAAAAGATGTTACTGAAGAAGTGGTTTTACAAGAAGCTTTAGATAAAGCTAATGAAGAAATTGCGAAGTTACAAGCTGAATTAAAATCCCTTAAAAAATAA
- a CDS encoding MFS transporter: MRDTAINTAINAPLSKPLFIRYGWLGFTLAMLGIPLYVYLPTYYAQQSAFSFTAVGTALLLARSLDVITDPLIGWWSDWLQAKVSRSLQIALSNLVLAIGVYHLWLPNLDELNTTELFVWSFITYLAWTWMSIPYLALAAEISTQAHAKTQLSGAREGFAIVGVVTVLVLPILSGLNSQSVEFYQLLFIVFAITLATAVLALIKLPTLAIQPAKPIAPWKLLLTLKQKHPHTFSIMPSYFLNNFANALPATLFLVFVSDYLQLEEQTGLFLMTYFLAGLVALPFWIKLSKHIGKYKTWQLSMLLASISFIGVFFLNPGDSTGFLVISILTGLSLGIDVAMPASIQSDLTQRVVKQEIQATGLLFGLWGMLTKLALALAVGVAFPILDWSATLSNQALALVWLYAGLPIILKLMAWGLLIKQQAKN, translated from the coding sequence ATGAGAGATACGGCAATAAATACAGCCATAAACGCACCACTATCAAAGCCATTGTTCATTCGCTATGGCTGGCTAGGTTTTACACTGGCTATGTTGGGTATCCCGCTGTATGTCTACCTCCCTACCTATTATGCTCAACAAAGTGCCTTTAGTTTTACGGCTGTAGGTACCGCATTATTGTTAGCCAGATCATTAGACGTCATTACTGACCCTTTAATTGGATGGTGGAGTGATTGGCTTCAAGCCAAGGTTTCACGAAGCCTACAAATAGCCCTGTCTAACCTAGTGCTCGCCATAGGCGTTTATCATCTTTGGCTGCCAAATTTAGATGAACTAAACACAACAGAACTTTTTGTATGGAGCTTTATCACCTATTTAGCCTGGACGTGGATGTCTATTCCCTATTTGGCTCTAGCGGCAGAAATTAGCACACAAGCACACGCTAAAACTCAATTGTCTGGTGCACGTGAAGGTTTTGCCATTGTTGGCGTTGTCACGGTTTTAGTGTTACCTATTTTAAGTGGTTTAAATTCACAGAGCGTTGAGTTTTATCAACTTCTATTTATCGTGTTTGCCATTACCTTAGCTACCGCTGTATTAGCGCTTATTAAACTACCCACTTTAGCCATACAACCCGCTAAACCCATTGCGCCTTGGAAATTACTCCTAACCTTGAAACAGAAGCATCCACATACCTTTAGCATTATGCCGAGCTATTTTTTAAATAACTTTGCTAACGCTTTACCCGCCACCCTATTTTTGGTATTTGTATCTGACTACCTGCAACTAGAAGAGCAAACTGGATTGTTTTTAATGACCTATTTTCTAGCAGGCCTGGTAGCTTTACCTTTTTGGATAAAACTCTCAAAACACATTGGCAAATATAAGACTTGGCAACTCTCTATGCTCTTAGCCAGCATTAGTTTTATTGGCGTATTTTTCCTAAATCCAGGAGACAGCACTGGTTTTTTAGTGATTAGTATCCTCACAGGATTAAGCCTAGGCATCGATGTGGCCATGCCTGCGTCAATTCAGAGTGATCTAACCCAAAGGGTAGTTAAACAAGAGATACAAGCGACAGGACTGTTATTTGGACTTTGGGGAATGCTAACTAAGCTAGCTTTGGCATTAGCAGTAGGTGTTGCCTTTCCAATATTGGACTGGAGCGCAACCTTAAGTAACCAAGCTCTAGCTTTAGTGTGGCTTTATGCAGGCCTGCCCATTATCTTAAAGTTAATGGCATGGGGATTACTAATCAAACAACAGGCTAAAAACTGA
- a CDS encoding DUF3833 domain-containing protein: MKAIKYTGVLISLLLISMISGCSSVKIQDYKNAEPKLDLFDYFKGKTYAQGQFQDRSGLVIRRFTVDITGEVEGNQLTLDERFVYNDGEKQQRIWRITKIAEGTYTGKADDVIGEAIGESAGNALNWRYTLDLPYKDSTIHVQFNDWMFLHSDKTMLNRASVTKWGFNVGEVTLFFSKNPL; the protein is encoded by the coding sequence ATGAAAGCGATTAAGTATACAGGCGTACTGATTAGCCTACTATTAATATCTATGATTTCAGGGTGTAGTTCGGTGAAAATTCAAGACTATAAAAATGCAGAACCAAAACTAGATTTGTTTGATTATTTCAAGGGAAAAACTTACGCTCAAGGTCAGTTTCAAGATAGATCTGGTTTGGTGATTCGTCGATTTACAGTAGATATTACGGGTGAGGTTGAAGGCAATCAATTGACCTTAGATGAACGTTTTGTATATAACGACGGTGAGAAACAACAGAGAATTTGGCGTATTACTAAAATTGCTGAAGGAACATACACTGGTAAAGCGGATGATGTGATTGGTGAAGCGATTGGTGAATCAGCAGGTAATGCATTAAATTGGCGTTATACCTTAGATTTACCTTATAAAGACAGCACGATACATGTGCAGTTTAATGATTGGATGTTTTTGCATAGCGATAAAACAATGCTAAACCGTGCTAGTGTAACCAAATGGGGTTTCAATGTCGGTGAAGTCACATTGTTCTTCAGTAAAAATCCACTATGA